GGGTGCCTGCCGGAACCCGAAAAATGATTTATACATGAGGAACACCGCCTAACGTGCTGTAGCTGATAACATTGTTATTGCGTTTGGCAATGGCATTGTCCGCCATGATGACTTTTTTGCAGGTAAGAATCCGGACACTGTTTTCATAAAGATAGATCTCATCAGGGCATTCATTGGGATAGCGGATATCCACGCTCTTGCCGATAAACATTGGCGAAGCTTCGAAAAGGGCGTTGTGCAGCGAAATGGTGGCATCCGACTTGACCTTTCTGGTTGCCCGGATCAGAAAGGCTTCATCAATGATCCGGGGATCAGAGAAATGTTTGATTCGGTCGCTCCCCCGCATATAAAAGACCATCGGTGCTTCATTGAGACTTGAATGAAGCTTATGATGATAATCCCGGGCCAGCCAGGCCTCAAAGCGCTGGTTGAGGACATCCAGATCCATCAGGTCGGAATCCGTCAAAAGCGGATAAAAACGACTGCGGACGGTTTTGAAAAAGCGCTCGATTTTGCCTTTGCTTTTGGGATCGTAAGGTCTGGTATTGACCAGTGCAATGCCCAGAGTGGCACAGGAAGTATTCAGTTGGTGAGAACGGAAAATCTTGCCATTATCAGCATAAAGCATGGTGGGCTTGCCACAGGTAAGTAAAGCAGATTTAAGGACATGAAGGAGATCTTCATTCTTTTCAGCCAGCATGAACTGAGCCCCGGTAATTCGCCGGGAAGCATCATCGATAAAAGCGATCAGATAGGTTTTGCGCTTTTTACCGTTAAGAGTCAGATATGGGCCGTGGGAAACATCGGTCTGCCACAGGGTGTTGATATCAACATGGGCAAAACGGCGGCGGTCAGCCGTATCCGTCTGGGATGGCTTTAACAGCTGATGTTTTTTCAGCAGCCGATACACTGTGGAATAGGAACAGTCAGAGCTGGTGAAGTGCCCTTCATGAATGAGCCACTCATGGAACAACTTCACCGATAAATGGATGTTTTCCGTTCGTAACGTAAGGAGCAGTTTAGTCGATTCCGCTGATAAAGCCCGGGAAGAACCCTTGTCTGTCCGAACCTTGGGCTTGAGCGCATCAAAACCATGACGCCGGTACAGACGGAGCCATTCCAGCAGGGTTTTGCGGTTGTAGGTGCGCGTGCCATAATGCGGAACATCATGGGTTTTGGCACTGATCTCATCCAGATAAGCGGCGTGGGACGAGACGGTATCCGTAAGCAATGGCGCAATCAGGCCATAGCGAAATAAAGCAATCAGTTCTTTGTCTTTTTCAGTCATTGTAAAAAAACCTCCGTTTTTAAAGAATTGAGGTTTTAAGGATCCATAAAACTCAGTAAATAGAGCATAACGGATCAATGGATAAAAGGCAAAGCAAAAGCTCTGTGGGCTAAATAGTTCTTCAAAAAAATGCGGAAGGATGGTACAATTAATGTGCCATAAATCCTTTCTTAAAATGATCGTGATATCTTTTGCCGAAGATGGGGGGCTTGCCCACCGAGTAGACCATTTCAAGAAGCTTTATGGCTTTTTTATGCCAAAAATCAGGAAAGTCGATTAAAGGATCATGGCAGATGCGAAAAAATTCAATCAGCCGGTTCAGACAAAGTAAAAAACGCCGGGTGATAAAGCGACGATGCTGATGCGCTAAAGTATTGGCATAATGAGCCCCGTTAAAGAAGGCCCAAAGCAGTTCCAGCAGAAATGGAAGCGCCAGCTGAAATCCTGGATGACAGAAAGAAGGCAGGACACTGACTGTCTTACCGCAATGAATACAGTAATGACGTTGGACCGGAATGGAGAAGACATCCTCATACCAGATCACATGCCGGTGATAGATACCATGAAGATGAAGTCGATGGCGGGTGTAACAATGTGGACAGCTGTCAATACGAACTCTTTCAGTGGTGTAGAATTCGGTGATATAATCCAGCGGGTGGTCAGAAAAGTGTTCCAGATGAACCATGGTTTGTGCTTCCTTAAAGTGACTAATGATTAATCA
This genomic interval from Eubacteriaceae bacterium ES3 contains the following:
- a CDS encoding DDE-type integrase/transposase/recombinase, giving the protein MTEKDKELIALFRYGLIAPLLTDTVSSHAAYLDEISAKTHDVPHYGTRTYNRKTLLEWLRLYRRHGFDALKPKVRTDKGSSRALSAESTKLLLTLRTENIHLSVKLFHEWLIHEGHFTSSDCSYSTVYRLLKKHQLLKPSQTDTADRRRFAHVDINTLWQTDVSHGPYLTLNGKKRKTYLIAFIDDASRRITGAQFMLAEKNEDLLHVLKSALLTCGKPTMLYADNGKIFRSHQLNTSCATLGIALVNTRPYDPKSKGKIERFFKTVRSRFYPLLTDSDLMDLDVLNQRFEAWLARDYHHKLHSSLNEAPMVFYMRGSDRIKHFSDPRIIDEAFLIRATRKVKSDATISLHNALFEASPMFIGKSVDIRYPNECPDEIYLYENSVRILTCKKVIMADNAIAKRNNNVISYSTLGGVPHV
- a CDS encoding transposase yields the protein MVHLEHFSDHPLDYITEFYTTERVRIDSCPHCYTRHRLHLHGIYHRHVIWYEDVFSIPVQRHYCIHCGKTVSVLPSFCHPGFQLALPFLLELLWAFFNGAHYANTLAHQHRRFITRRFLLCLNRLIEFFRICHDPLIDFPDFWHKKAIKLLEMVYSVGKPPIFGKRYHDHFKKGFMAH